In Elusimicrobiota bacterium, the genomic window AACCTCAAAAATATCTTCTCTTAACGCTTCTTGCGCGGCAGCCGTTATTCTTTACGAAATTTACAAACAGAAAGCAAGATGAATGTTTTGAATATTATATATCAAGCATGGATTTCAATTTTGAGAATTTTCTTCCGGGCGTATATACTTTTTTAATGACCTTTCAAACTCCTTGCGGCCTTTTTCCCTTTCAAACGATTGTTTTGATTTCTCATTTAAATATCTCTGCCCCTGAATTGCTGTGTTCTGCATAGAATTAGCCCACCCGCGGATCTGGCGGGAAATTGCTTCAACTGATGATTTCAAATTTGAAATTTGAGATTTCAGATCATCAAAAACCGGCATCTGCTCCAAAACAGCTAATATTGACCTGACCTCTCCGGCAGAACCCCGTGAATAATATAAAAACGTTATTAATTCTTGAGTTGTCCCGCGTTCAAAACCTTCGGCGATATTGTTGGAAACAGAAAGAGCTGCCCGCTGAAGCTGATTTGCTATATCTCCTTTAAAACGGAATCTTTTATCTTCAGTTAACCTAAAAACTTCAACAACCAGTCTGATTCCATCTTTCCACACCGGTACGTCCTCAAATCTTTCGTATTTCATAAATTACCTCTTTTCAAATCTCAAATC contains:
- a CDS encoding four helix bundle protein codes for the protein MKYERFEDVPVWKDGIRLVVEVFRLTEDKRFRFKGDIANQLQRAALSVSNNIAEGFERGTTQELITFLYYSRGSAGEVRSILAVLEQMPVFDDLKSQISNLKSSVEAISRQIRGWANSMQNTAIQGQRYLNEKSKQSFEREKGRKEFERSLKKYIRPEENSQN